Part of the Choloepus didactylus isolate mChoDid1 chromosome 10, mChoDid1.pri, whole genome shotgun sequence genome is shown below.
GGTGGGTCACCTTCTGATAAGTTAGATAACAGGGTAAAAAAGTCCTTTATAATCTGAAACTTTGGTTCAGTTGCTAGCTGCTGTTGGGCTGTTTCTAGTTGTTCTAGACACTGCCTTCTGCAGGTTGTAACTATAAGACATTTCTCGCCAAGGCCCTAGAAATGCCCAGAAatcctttgtttcttctcttcaaGTATTTACTTGACACCGccattgctttcagctctctTCTGAAGATGCTAATTACAAGTTGGGCTCTTTCTCTGCACTTTCAAAAGTCTGTCCTAATCACTAGTGACCAGTTTCTAGCCACATCCTGTGATTACTCCTAGACTTGCTTCCctttccatctcttcctttggaggCAGCACAATGATGTAAGTAATGAATGAGCTTTAGagtcagacctgggtttgaatcatggctctgccacttattataATTTTAGGACAGTCACTCAAACTTTACGAGTGTTCGTTTTCTCACTGTTGAAAATGGGACAAGAGTTTATCTTCTCggggttgttgtaaagattaaatgaaacgTCTTTAAGCCGCCTGCCAGAGAGGACATCCTGAAGTGTGTTTAAAGTTGTTGTCAGAGTAACTTCAGTTGCCAGCTGCACCAAAAGCTATGGCCTTATGGCCTATATTTATTTCCCACTGTCTATTGCTAATTGTGTCTTTGGCTAAACCCAGATTTAGTCCTAAAAAAACTTTATCTTTGCCTAAAGCCTTCAGGAAGAGGAAGTGAGAGAAACCAGTGTAGAGTTGTCATGAAAAATTTGCAGTCTTGATAAATATTGAGAATCAGTCCAATCTGGCAAACCTGCTGGGTGTACATTTTCTCACTCATTTCTAAAACCTTTTGGTTAACTGTTACTTACTCTATCCCTTGCAGTTCTCTCCACTGGACTTTTTTAGTCCTGTCCTGACTCTGCCACAAACCACAAACTCACTCTAGCTTGGAATAGATGTCTTGTGGTCCTCTTTAACTCTGTTTTCTATATTCCATCACTCTCTGGTCCTGGATCATCTCGACTTCTGATAATCTTTCTAATAGCTCATTGCTTCATCATAAAAGTACTTTTCCGTATTTAGTTACAAGAATGCCACTGTGTTTTATAAAACCATTAATTGTTAAACCTGGGATGTGGAATAGCCCCCCTCCctctaaaacaaacagaaaactagtGTTCCACTAAGGTGTCAGCGGACTGGGATAAATGTGGTAAAATAGTAGGAGTAGAATCAGTGAGATCAAGAGTTGGTTGTATAAATGGGGAAAATAGAATTTTATCTGTCTCCACCACCCTCCTCCCCAACACATGCATGTACCTaccataaatttaataaaatcaaaataagcatatgaaactaatttaaatttgtgttttgCCTCATTTGTATTGtatttcttttccctcccttcaAAGATGCTAATTCTCGGAAGCAAGAAGCAGAgtggaaagaaaaagcaataaaggaGCTAGAAGAGTGGTATGCAAGGCAGGACGAGCAGCtacagaaaacaaaagcaaacaacagGTCAGTGCATGGTGGTTCTAGCACAGCTTGTTTTCTGTGATTTGAATCAAATCCATTTGTCAGCACACAGTCTAGGTCTCAGCTGCTGTCTCTTTTAAGTTTCCAAGTGAGTGTTGAAACACAAGGGTTCCAAGTCTCTTTTTAGTCCTGTGAGCATAATTCAGTCAGTAGTTAGTTTAGCTCTTCTGTAAGACCTTGGTTAATTTACATCACCTGTAATGTTACtgctaaaagaaaatttatttcatagATTATATCTATGTGTAAAATACAACCCTGAAATGAAAGGTCACTAAATGGATATACCAGTTCCATTACTTAGGAGGTGATTATAGACTTGGCCAAGTTGCATACCCTAAATACAATCCTGCCCTCCCCTGAAGACACAGCTCCTTCACAAAAGGGGCCCATTAGCTGGGAAATGTGCTTTGTAATTAGGAAGAAGGATATTCTAAGATAGTAACTTCAGAATTAAGGTTCTTTGGATACTTGTCTGTGCCTAAAAAAAATCctgaattgacttttttttttttttaaatgctcttttCAGAATGTATTTCACTCACTGACTTGAAGGTTAAGTAGTTGTGGGGAGAAAACCTATTTATTCTTGTATGACCACCAAAGAGCAGCTATGGTCTTTAACACTCCACCCTTAGAGTCGATCTTGAAAGTAGCTTAGAGATAAGAGGTGTGAGCATTGTTGCTCACCTGGCTGTCGGCAGCTGGGCTCTGAACCCAGCAGGGAAGGAAAGCCAAACCTGCACTCAACAGTCAACTCCTCCTCACTTCAGTATAAAGACAGGCCAGGCTGTGCCTGGGAATGTTTTTGAATTATCACTGCAGAGTCTCTTAGGCTCCTATACTGAGAGAAGGGAAGCAGCAGTTGGGCTAAGTGCCCCTATCTCTAACAGCTCTATTAGGTGGGGGTCTGCCCAGAAAGAGGGAGCCAACTCTTTTGCCATCCTACCTGTTCCATTGTGGAGCTATCACAGAGCAGATTCACTCTTCTCTTACACAGTAGCCCTTTAGCTACTTGTCTCCCTTTGATCACACTTAATTTTGTTAGCTGCCCTTCAGTTGCAATGCTCGAACCACTCTCTTGGCCCCCTTCCTCTTGGGGATGGAATCTCTTGGAGTGTCTGCTGCGTTCCATTTGAAGTTCTTTGGCAAGTAGCGTGGGGACTGCTTTCTGGCCTGGGTGTTGAGTAGCATCAACTACATAGGGTTTCTCTTGAGCTTGTGGTCAGTGTGAATTGCTGACAGGTCCAGTCTTCTTTATCCTGTGCTCATTCAAAATAACTTCCCTGTAGATGCAAATTcaaatctgtaaaaaaaaaaaaaaagagtggttgCCTGTGATATTACCCTAGTAAGCTGCCTCGGCAAATGAATCTGCTCTGAAATGTTTGGTATAACCAGGCTGACCCTGTATGGATGGGTTCCCTGATACTTAAGCAATGTACAGATTTTCAGCTTAAAAAATGATTATACAAGGGAGGTTTCCCTTTGTAGAAATTTTGTGAAGCCAGTTTTGCTGAACTCTGTCTCTTCTGTAAAGAAAGGGATACCTGTCTGTATATAGAATCAGTTGTCCTTGGAGAAGGTAAACACACCTGTTTTTAGGAGCTCAGCCTTAAAGGTTGACTAGTCCCTCCAGGCATTGATTTCTGGCTTTAGTACCTTTTTTAACTTGGAATTGTAGAGTGTTGGGTTAGATAGTTTCATAAATGAACCCCTGAGAtcccagagaggggaagagacTTACTACCACACATTGAGAATGAAGAGCTGTGATGAGAAACCAGAGCACTAGCTTTGCGGAAACCTTACAGCACAGTTACTGGCACACTTGCCACTCTCaccagcattctggggctgaagggatggtttttacatttattcCATTGATTCTTCAGTGGGTGGAGATGGGAGCCATTTTAGAATCACTTTAGAGAACCTCTTCCAATGGCATATGCCTTctcctggatattttgatattgcTGACTACTCCTCCTCCCCCATCTATGTTTGACTCTAAACTTCAGAGTCTAATGGAATAGGTTGTATTTATATGCATGAAGTGACTCATCTTTCTCATCGTCCATCTACAGgtaaatagtgaaaatttttaGAAAGAGAATTGGGGTGTTCAGTTTAAGCAGTTGTCATTCTTGGATGACTCCCACAGCAGCTGGATAGTTAAGGGGACCCAGCAAGATAAGGCAGAAAAGCAGAGAAGCTCAAAAGAGGTGACTTGGGGATAGAAAGGGCCTAGTTTTGGGAGTGTATCATCAGGACTCCTGCCTTCCAGATGTCCCCAACCAGCTCGTCAGCAAAGCATTAGGAGCAGAACTTCCATGGCAGGCAGAACTTCCATACAGCAGTCACCAGGCAGGCATGGTCCTTGCCCTCACAGAATCTGTAGTTGGTTGGGTCAGTCCTCAGATGcgtctccctctctttctccaagTCTGGGCCTAAATGTCATTGCACAGGTGCCTGTGGAAGAGAGTTCCCTTTTCCTAGGAGTCAGTTGCAATAGGAGTAGTGACTGGCTCCTGCAGTTGGATGAGTTTACTCATGAAGAACAACCCCAGAACATATTCCTTTCCAGACCAAAACAGAAacttctttgctgagacttttcAGCTCTTTCAAGGCTTGTTAAAGTTTGGAGAATCCATGAATTCTCGACGATGGCAAGCATTCATTTCTATGCCCACTGTGGGCTATTTATGGAAGTTCTGCATTGTGTTCAGGCCTCCTGAGCTTGCCCTGTGGTTAGGACCAAAGGccttcctcctcttttccctctcccAAGCTTCCCTAGGCCCCTTCCTGTCTTGGCCGAGGATTGCTGCTTGCGGGCCCATCTGTCTGCTGAATGAAGAACAGACAGGTGGAAGGGGTTGCCTGTGTTTGGTGtgcataattttctgtttgttctggGTCTGTAACCTTGACAGGGGCTGTGGTTGTTACTGACAAGCTCTTTAGTCTTGGGACTAGCTGCAAAGGAGCAGAAGCTTTTGTTGTCTTAGTGATGCCTTGACAGGAGTCATTaaacctttattttctttcagtaggAGCAAGCTCAAGTTGAAGTCAATTAGGTTTATCCCTTTGTGTAGACTGAAAGGATTATGGGTTTACAAGCTGgcctccctttcctttccctcccactCATTCTGCCCACAAACAACTCTCTGTTTTCTTGCTGAGTCACTTTAAGTTCCAATCAGGCTGCTCTTTGTGCTTTCTATAAATTTCCACAAAATACCTCCATTATATAAACCAaaataggaaagaaggaagggtactgtgagtttaaaaataaattgaggaTTAACATTAAATACCAGAACTTTCCTCAAATAAATATGTACACTTTGGGTAAGGAGCAACCATGATTATCCTTAAAGAAATGTCCCTTCCactttcccacccccaccctcactaCCAAACCTACCTGGCAAATGGTAGGGTTAGATTCCTCCGAGGAATTCTGGGCCCAGCCACAAAAGGCAAGGGTGGACTGGCTGGGCCCAGGGATTTGGCCTGAGGCAGCAGGGAGTCAAAGCCAGCCTCGCCTCTGCATTGCAGATTCCACCTAATGtgccctcctttccttcttgtcTGAGAGCCCTGCCCCTTTGATCCACTTCCTAATCTGAATGAGAGTTAAGGAAGGATGTTCTGGCTTCTTGGCTGCACCTTTGCAAAGCCGATCAAGTCTGGCATGGAAATATTCAGAAACTGCACCAGTATTTTGAGCAGCCCTTCTTCAGGGACACACAGTAAGCCAGTGCCAGAGCCAGGATGCCTAGTCTAGTGTTCTTTCCACCATACACTTGTCTTTTTTCTAAGGTAGAGATTTTGAAATGATTATAAGTGTTCCCAGGATACTGAAAATTTATCCCACTTGGTCAGTGTGGGGAAGCAGTAGTTAAATAATCCAAGATAGTGCTGATTTGGGGCCTTAATACATCTGGTGTCTGGCAGCATTCCATGCCTGGTGAAATTCACTGAATGCATTAGGAAGGTGGCATGGTCTCCTGGGCATACACCAGCTGCGAAGAATCATTAATGTACAGTAAAAAGAGCCCTGGACAGCCATCCCTGGTTGTGAGTTTTGGTGCCACTGTTGTATAGTTGAGCAAGATGCTtcatctctaagcctcagtcACCTCATCTGTAAATGTAAAGTATGGGTCAGAACACTGTCATAAGGACAGAATTAACATGAATTTGCAAGGGCTTAGCCCAGCATGGGAGCTTAGTAAGTACTCATGGTTCCTGGGGTAAACCACCCAacagggaggaaggcagggactCCCTATGCAGATGGCCAGCTGGAAAACTTGGTCCGAGGTCAGTCTCCAGCACTGGAAGCCTTGCCGGGGTTAGGATGGAGCCTTGGGAGTGCTCCCCAGAGCACAGTTGCTCCATTGTTACGGATTTTAGATGTTTCTGCTTCTcaatgttctctcttttttcctgccTGCTTGCCTGCCTTTTGGACCTCTTGCTGTCTAGGGTGGCAGATGAAGCTTTCTACAAACAACCCTTCGCTGACGTGATTGGTTATGTGTATGTTGCAAAACtaattccttttcttgttttgattCTTTCTACTTTATGTTAAGAGTTAATGCTCCTTTCATGTCACAAGttgctttgctttttaaattgtttcaaaCTGGCATGGTGGGGCTACCTAAGAGTTGATAAGCTGGGGTTATGATCCATTGATCATCACAGGTCTTGCAGAATTAGGGCTTCCTGCCCCCTCTGATGACCAGTTTTTGTATTCAGGGAAGAAAGCTTCCTCCCTCCCAAAATGTGATCTTGCCCGGGAAGGGTTTGGGACGTGGGTGGACTCTGGCCTCTTGCTGTTGCTCCCACTACTGCTGGTACTGGGTAGGAAGGGAAGTCTCCCTGCCTGGGAGGAGGTGAGGAGCCAGAGAGCAGCAGCACTTGCATATCTAAAGTCAGAGCTTTAAAGGCTGCTTTTTCTACATTTGGTGCCTTCAAAGAACATGGGGTAGATTTCTGAGCAGAGGGGATTGTCTCTGATGGGTTTCTGTAATGGTTCTCTGTGGTCTTCCACATTGGAAATTGTTGAGTCATCAGCTCCTGATGCCCTGCCCCATATCCTAACAAAAAGAGGCCCCACTTTGTGGTCAAAATAGTCAAAGCTGTCTGATACAGGCCGCTTTGGTTCCCCAGCTCCCCACCAAGAAAACTGCATCTTTGTGTTCtgaaataaggttttttttttgtttctttgtttttgtttttaaaggattcCTGATATCAAAGTAGTGTTGCTGAAGACTTGGAAACCTTTATCAtggttttctcctttaaaaattagGATCAGCTTCTATATAAAGGGATGGAATAGAGGAGGAGAGGAACCTGTGAGAACGGTGGGCAATAGCGACTGGGGCCTATAGAACCTCTTAAGGCCTTTGACCTTGAGATTGTCATCCTGTTAGAAGACAGAACTGGGTTTCTGGGCCCCCAGGTGCATTTGCAAAGAGACTTGTGAAATGCTGGACTTACAGGTGGTGTTTAATTTGATTTTGCATTCTCTCTGGAGTAGAAATGGAGACTGCAAAGGTTGAGTCTGGGTTTGCTGGGCAGCAGGGTGGCCCAGCAAAACCAGCTGCACATTCCCAAGCATAGATGGAGTGGCAAGGGCATGTCTAGCTTACTGACCATCTGCATTGAGCTCATTCTCATTTTCTGTATCTGACCTAAAGTTTCtctccttgtttcttttcttctcttcaccTTTAAGCACAAACATAAACCATCCTTGCTACAGCCTAGAACAGTTAAGTAAACCTTTCTCACTGCCCCTAACTGTGTGTGCCATGAAGTCGCAGTGTTGTAGTGGCTCTGGGCTTCAGCGGTGTTTACCACAGCCATCCCTGTGATAGTGCCACCCCTCCTTCCCCACAGACCAGTCATCTCCATTGCTTTTGCTTTGCCCGTGATGCTTGTTGAAGTAGACGAATATAGTGTGTCTTCCGTCCTCTTACCCCTGTATTTCCCACCAGTTAGATAGTACCCATctgagggtggggtgggctgaCCTTGACATGAAACAATGTTGGAGCAGCAACCTGCCCAAAAGCAACTAACAGTGGCTCTCCTGCCAGAGTATGCCCTGAGTGGCCCCAGACACCTGGCTGGAGGGAAAATGGCAAACTTTTGGCTGAACTGGAAAATGTCCTAACAAACCCCCTTCCAGAATGGCTTTAGTCCCTAGTGCCTGCTAGCATGGAAGCTTTGTCTTGAATTCCTTTTGATCTGCCCTGTTTCTCTCCAGCCTTAGGAATGAATCCATAGGCTACTGTGCTTTTTAGAAGTCTCTAAATTTGCTTGAAACTCAGGGCAGTCCAGTATAAACTACTGTTCAAGTTCATAACCAGCCTGTTTTGCACTTGTTAATAAAAGTAATGCATAGCTGGCTAAGGATTTGCTTTTTTCTAACCTCTGTATGaacagagagcaagagagagagtgaGCCCTGAACCAAACACCTGTATTCCACCATTTTACACAGCAGTCGGGGCACACTTGTGCCTAGGAGAGCTGGCTACATGTCTGCCCTGAGTCTGACTTGTGTCAGGGGCTGTCACTCTTTGGAATGCCAGGATGCCATTAGGTCAGGCATGAAAAGGCATTCACTTTTATAAGAAGGCAGCCAGGTAGCTCACGGGGGTTCTACATTAAATTCTACAACATATTCTGTTGTTCCTTCCAGGGCAGCAGAAGAAGCCTTTGTAAACGACATTGACGAGTCTTCCCCAGGCACTGAGTGGGAACGGGTGGCCCGGCTGTGTGACTTTAACCCTAAGTCCAGCAAGCAGGCCAAAGACGTCTCCCGCATGCGTTCAGTCCTCATCTCCCTCAAGCAAGCCCCCCTGGTGCACTGAAGAGCCACCCTGTGGAAACACTACATCTGCAATATCTTAATCCTACTCAGTGAAGCTGTTCACAGTAATTGGATTAATTATGTTGAGTTTTTTTGGACCAAACCTTTTGTCTTTAGAGTTGATCATTGTTTGTGATTGCATGTTTCCTCAGCTGCGTTCTCCCCACAttcagagaggagggaggggaagagggagggaagccTCCCAACAGTAGCCTCACCTGAGCTTTTGTGCATTCTGAGAATAAATTTGTTTCAAACCATAAATATAAAGCTTCTTTATTGACCTGAGGGTGTTCTGCAGTTCAGAGTGAGGTTTGAAGAGataagggatttcttttttaacatttctggGGCTGAAGTGGCACAGCCATGGGGCTCCCACCCCTGCTTTGAACAAAAACAGCCCTAAGTTTCTTATTTTGTGgtaattttcatttgaaaaagggGGTCCATTACTAAAAACCCCTTATTTCCCACCTAACAATGCTGTGAATTCCCTCACCAACCTAGACATTTTCTCCCAGGTGGGCTCTTGTTTGTCACTGTCCCTTAGCCTAGGATCTTAGGAACATTAAGTATGTTTCACCAGGGGTCTGCCTGGGCTGTGGAGGCTGTAGTAGGACCTTCACGCCTTTGGATTCAGCCAGTAAACCTGAGTCATAGTGTGTGGCCCCTTTACCCTTGATTTCCCTCAGCACCTGTGGGGGTCTGTGCCATCCCTACCACTTTGTTCATGTTCTGTTATAAACTCCTTCATCTTGACCTGTGCTGTCCTTACAGTAGGctgctagccacatgtggctatttgtttaattaaaaaattaaaaatagcatttcTAGTCCTAGTCACATTTCACATGCTCAAAACTCACATGTGGTTAGGTGGCATCCAAGTTAGACAGTGTaggttatatatttatatcatcaTAGAACATTCCATTGGTCCATGCTGTTCTCCACAACTTGCGGTGGGGTCTAACACACCTATATACCCCACACACCTCCTTCATAAAAAGGAGGGAGTGGTCTAAGGACTCAGTGAGTGTTCAGCATTTAATATCAGACCTTTCTTGGGACCACTTGGCTATTTcagattttaaatgttaacaatgttttttatttattaatcaaagattttttttgttaAGAAAATAATACTAGATGCTTTAAAGAAAGTTGTAACcttcaaaaagcaaaaacaacataaatctcTTCTGAGAAGGGAAATGTTTTTTAGCTAGTGAGTTAAgagcaaaacaaaatacaagtgTTAGGATTTCCcaaagaaatgtatttattttttctttagaatttgGCTCAGAACAGtacaataatacattaaaataaattaagatgtGATTATTTAACCATATAATAATTTATGCTGGAATATATTAGCCTTTCcacatatttaataaaaacaagatGTGGTTTTAGATTCAGAACCATCCTTTCAAATATTTGGTATGAAACCTGCTAGCAATGCAACTGTTGAGTGTCTAGAGCAATCGTAGATTTCACCAAGGAATGACAGGTGCCCTTCACAGTACAAGATCTTAATCCCAGACAGTGGTGGCTGAGCAGACTAGCTTTCTTCTCGGGAGTTACTGTGGAATGTTTCAACATGAATCACCAGGACCTAGAGATAAATTATTTAAGGGTTGGTAGAGCTCTTAAGAATCAACCAACCTATTTTTCACATTAACCCACCAAGAAGGAAGGCAGCTCAAGTGCAATATTGATTCCttcagtttattttatatattaatgctGAAGCAATACAATGTGGAAACCCTCAAGTTTCCCTAAAATAAACAATCTGGAAACAAGCATATGGTTTTTTAGATAATCTAAATGTACCCATAAAAACCTGTAATGTTGCTAGACCAAATACTGTGGTGGCATAATTTCTATAGCAGAGAGAAATAATTTGCTTAAATTCACAGCCGACAGGGTCGAAGATGAATCAAGTCATTTGCAAGTGAAGTATTCTCATTAAAGCTTTTGGTAGCCTGGAATACATcagaataaatttgcattttgaaagtgTTTTTGAAATAAGAGCTTGTGTGGCTTAGCAGAAAAAAGCACACATGGATCAGAGTCAAATCCTGTCTCTAAAACTCACTAGCCACAACACTTAAACACACTAAGCCTTTGATTTTTGGCtctataaaatgggcattaaACTATCTACCTTATGGGTTATGAGAATTTAGAATAAAGTATATGAAGCACCCTAgttcagagcctggcacacagtaggcacttaataaatctAAGGTGATTTTTCAACATAGTATGAAATTCTTTTGGGGAGAAAGGCATCTGCTTGCCAATAGCAAAGATCCTTTTAGGGTAAATCTCCTTGCAGAGGCTGTAAATCCCAGTGGGTTTTCACCCACCCCTAAGAAGATAAGACAGGGTCACcaaagacaatagtacagatCCCTGGTGTAAAGTCTACGAATTCTGCTCGAGTAATACCAAATAACATCTTTCAACAAATGACATTTGCACGGGAGGGAGGGGGAGTTGACAGATGAGTCTGATCTCTTGATGTGATTATTTCACAGGTGTATATATATGTCAAagcttatcaaattgtacactgtAAAAATACCTTAATAAAGCATTACAAAAAAATTACTCAAGCCTTTCCATGGTAAGATTTCCTTCTGTCCCCTGACCCCTCTTTCTGATCCAAGTTTGGGGTTTGAGGGGTAAGGAGTATCAACCCAAACTCCACTGTCAAGTTCACATTCCAAGCAAGGCCTGCAGGTCTGAGCAGTACATCCAGTAAGCAGATTTCTAAGGCTTCCTCATCACTATTGTAGCGGTTTTTGGCACAGAGAATTGTGACTGGTACTTACAAGGTTTGATCTGAAATTATCCCTATTAGGAAAAAGTCAGAAAGAGCAGCATCTACAAAAATGTGGATTCAGAAAAGTGACTTTGGAAGAGGCAACAAAACATTAAAGTACCATTTTTCTGCCAAAGTCACCTGCAATTAAATTCcagatttgcttttttaaaaatgttcatcaaAAACACAAGAACTTGATTTCACAAAGAAGCTGTGGAGTCTCTCTCCTGGGATGCCTAGTAGATCCTGCGAGTTGTGTAGTCCAGGACCATGCTGGCCGCACCAAGCAGGGCAGGCTCAACCAAATCCGAAACCACCACGTCCACGTCCTGAACTGAGGACAAGGCTTGCTGGCGGATGACATCCTTGACAACGTGTATGTAGTGACTGGCTAGGACTCCGGAGAGGATCACAAGGGAAGGATTCATAGTGTGGAGGATGTTCACAACCCCAATACCCAAAGCTGTTCCagctacagaaaaacaaaaattaagtttcagGGAAAGAGTCAAATCAAAAAACACCAcagaggaaaatggaaaacagacAGCAGCCAGGAGTGGTTAAGTACACTCACATTAGGTAAGGGGAAGCAGGATTTTAAAAGCTGttcatgatttattatttttaattcatttttattgagatatagtcacataccatgcagtcaaagcgtacattcagttgttcacagtaccattttattgtgcgttcatcaccaaaattaacttttgaacattttcattaccacacacacaaaaataataagcataaaaattaaagtgaaaaagaacaattgaagtaaaaaagatcactgggtgcccttttttttttttgctcccatttttctactcatctatccatgcactgaacaaaggggagtgtggtccataatggctttcccaatcacattgtcacccctcataagctacatttttatacagttcaTGATTTATTCTTAATATGAAAAAATCATGTTATACTTTGAAGTGGAAAAAAGCAATGTATAGagttgtatatgtatatatactatattatGTGATTTCAActacataaaaaaatgaatagaaagactggaaggaaatgttAACAGTGGATATCTTTGGTAAAACACTAAGTGATACTTTCTTATTACTCTTCCGTATTTCTCTAAATTTCCTATAAAATAAGTattgttttcaaaattataaaacaaaacacaaaacctg
Proteins encoded:
- the CLTA gene encoding clathrin light chain A isoform X1; its protein translation is MAEVDPFGAPAVTPGGPALGNGVVGAGEEDPAAAFLAQQESEIAGIENDEAFAILDGGAPGPQPHGEPPGGPDAVDGVMNGEYYQESNGPTDSYAAISQVDRLQSEPESIRKWREEQTERLEALDANSRKQEAEWKEKAIKELEEWYARQDEQLQKTKANNRVADEAFYKQPFADVIGYVTNINHPCYSLEQAAEEAFVNDIDESSPGTEWERVARLCDFNPKSSKQAKDVSRMRSVLISLKQAPLVH